From the genome of Thermoanaerobaculia bacterium, one region includes:
- the rpmH gene encoding 50S ribosomal protein L34 → MKRTYQPNNARRRKTHGFRARMSTKAGRAVLSARRRKGRKRLTV, encoded by the coding sequence ATGAAGCGCACCTATCAACCCAACAACGCCCGGCGCAGGAAAACGCACGGTTTTCGCGCCCGGATGAGCACGAAGGCGGGGCGCGCGGTTCTCTCGGCCCGCCGCCGCAAGGGGCGCAAGCGCCTGACCGTCTGA
- the rnpA gene encoding ribonuclease P protein component translates to MTASGAPEGFPKEARLRKRRDFTDCQKRGRRVAGRWLVVFALDNALGRSRWGLSVPKKVGSAVVRNRVKRRLREILRRVRRQAAPPRDLCILARPGASEATLDQLGQEWKMLSEKLSSSRPSARTSE, encoded by the coding sequence CTGACGGCGTCCGGCGCCCCGGAGGGCTTCCCGAAAGAGGCGCGCCTTCGGAAGCGTCGGGATTTCACGGATTGTCAAAAGAGGGGAAGACGGGTCGCGGGTCGATGGTTGGTGGTTTTCGCTCTCGACAACGCGCTCGGCCGCTCGCGATGGGGATTGTCGGTACCGAAGAAAGTGGGCTCGGCGGTCGTCCGGAACCGCGTCAAGCGCCGGCTCCGCGAGATCCTGAGGCGGGTGAGGCGCCAGGCGGCGCCGCCGCGCGACCTCTGCATCCTGGCGAGGCCGGGGGCCTCGGAAGCGACGCTCGACCAGCTGGGTCAGGAGTGGAAGATGCTCTCGGAAAAACTGTCCTCCTCGCGGCCCTCCGCGCGTACAAGCGAGTGA
- the yidD gene encoding membrane protein insertion efficiency factor YidD, with product MEDALGKTVLLAALRAYKRVISPLLPPSCRFVPTCSEYMAEAVARYGALRGIGLGLRRLGRCHPFHAGGFDPVK from the coding sequence GTGGAAGATGCTCTCGGAAAAACTGTCCTCCTCGCGGCCCTCCGCGCGTACAAGCGAGTGATCTCTCCGCTGCTCCCTCCCTCCTGCCGTTTCGTCCCGACGTGCTCGGAATACATGGCCGAGGCGGTCGCCCGCTACGGCGCGCTCCGTGGGATCGGGCTCGGCCTGCGCCGTCTCGGCCGCTGCCATCCGTTCCACGCGGGCGGCTTCGACCCGGTGAAGTAG